A window from Malania oleifera isolate guangnan ecotype guangnan chromosome 7, ASM2987363v1, whole genome shotgun sequence encodes these proteins:
- the LOC131160830 gene encoding uncharacterized protein LOC131160830, protein MNLPAFLGGADPVVAKNWMQEIEKILMVLNCTNEHRVLYASYKLTGEAERWWTVMRLLEEQRQYAKKFIELSRFTPYSVPDEVEKARIFERGLRWDTYKQVVVSKLQYVSEMVDRATMAEESE, encoded by the exons ATGAATCTTccagcatttttaggaggagctgaCCCTGTAGTGgccaagaattggatgcaggagattgagaaaatactgatggtCCTCAATTGTACCAATGAGCACAGGGTTCTTTATGCTTCCTATAAACTTACCGGTGAGGCCGAAAGGTGGTGGACTGTTAtgagattactggaggagcagagacag TATGCAAAAAAGTTTATTGAGCTATCACGCTTCACCCCTTATAGTGTTCCAGATGAGGTGGAAAAGGCTAGGAtatttgagaggggtttgagatGGGATACTTATAAACAAGTGGTGGTTTCAAAGCTGCAGTATGTCTCTGAGATGGTTGATAGGGCTACTATGGCAGAGGAGAGCGAGTAG